The following DNA comes from Epinephelus moara isolate mb chromosome 2, YSFRI_EMoa_1.0, whole genome shotgun sequence.
ATATTGGAGCAGATTTCCAGACCTGAGTCATTAATTTTAACATTGTGCAAGCCAAAGAAAGTATCGTAATAGTTTAGATCATTTTGCTTGGACACTGAAAACTAATATCAAATTCACTTAAACAAGTCAAATCACTGCTACTGTGTAAACCTGACATTGCTATGCTTTGTGGCCTCATGCATCACCCTCTGACTGTAGAAGAAAGCACACCAAAACCACATGCTAGTAAGGCTGCATTGTATATTTTTGCCTCATATTGTATTGCAGGTATTGTGGGAGACATTGTGTTGAATCACACCCCTCTGAGAGGATTTACCATCTTCTGTCTAGATATGAAGCCAGGCTTCATGAAAAGGTTGGTTAActgaatttcatttttcattctgttAAATGGGCAGTAATAGACATTTGCTGACTGTAAATTAAAAGGCAGATTCATCCTGAGTTTTATATGCTAATAGGTCGCTGGTCATACTTATAAAACAGCATTGGTTATTTACTGTGCAAATTTAACTTCATTTTAGTGTTAAGTGGTGTGGGTATATGACTACCTGCCTTTATCTACAGTTTATGCACACGCACAAATAGAATAGTTCATATGTTTACTCTGTATGTGGAGTGAAAAGCACCCTGGAAATTGTGAGAAATCCCAAGTCCGATGAAGCAGATCAGTGAACCAAAGCCCAACACGActattcaaaaacaaaaatcccttTATTGCAGAATTCAGTTACTACATTTGCCACATCCTTCTTGCCTCATAGCGTCCTGATTGTTTTTAGTTTCATGTGATTACAGTGAGTGTTTCATGGATGTTTGATCTTGTTTCAGGTTAATGAGTTCAGGTCAGTGGAAGTCTGACTTCAAGTCGTCCATTCCTGGATTTTTCCAGGCCAGGCTGAATGTGGATGGCCCTCCCAGAGACACCTTCATCAGACTCCCTGTTAGTTATCTTTTATGATAAACTGCATCTTTAACTGCTGATAAATTTGTATTAGCTCTACTATTGCTTATATTTCAAAATGATCTATTATTTATAACACAGTACTTTGTATGCATGCTTAGTGAAATCAAATGCAATATTAATCAGCGTCTTAGTCTTTCTGTTACATCTGTATTTGCGCTCTAATTGAGACATTTTGAAACAGactgaatatatttaaaacattctGATGCCTCAGTGTTTTACTGCAGTTAAGTGGAATTTAATTAcagtctgaaaacacactgtcCACACTGTTGATCATACCAGTGCATCCATCCACAGGGTTGGGGTAAAGGAGCGGTGTTTGTCAATGGGCAGAACCTTGGACGCCACTGGTTTATTGGCCCCCAGCATTTCCTTTATCTCCCAGGACCTTGGCTCAGAAGTGGAGAGAATCAGGTAAACccataataaaatgaaacattatGGTTTTGTTTGACTTTTAGTGAGGTGAAGTTCACCTCTGCCTGCTATTTCTGCTTGGATGATTTGTGGCAGATTGTTTGTGGGTACAATATGTCATAATTTTTTATGTTCTCTTTCAGATTATTGTTTTCGAGGAACAAAAAGCGGATGACAAAATACTGTTTGCTGAGAATCCTAATCATGGAAAGACAATTGATGTTTACAAAATGCCATTTTGCACTCTGCTGTGAAAATACAGTAACACAACATgcacttttacacacacacataagggGACAGTTTATTGATACCTGCAGCTATTGTCAATTATGTAAACCATTAATTTACTAACCATAACTGCTACTGTACAACAGTATGTTTTTTTGCCTgaaaggttaaataaatgtcACATGTTGCCATTGATTCTGTTGTCTTAAATCCAATAATACAACATTGCCTGATTTGTCATGTTTCCTCATTTCAGTATGAACTTTGCTCTGATTAGAAATAGCTATGTTTGACCCTTTGACAACGTGACACGCCCTCACGCGCTTCTCATTGGACCACAGGCTTGTCCCTCACATTAGTGACGCTCTCTTATTCACAAAAGACACCTATCACACACAACCATATCAATTACAGTAGAAACAAAGCCTAGTAACCGGAACAGATGACACCtgtcccttcaaaataaaatgcacaaagCAAAAATGTAGATTAAATGTGAGGCAATAACatcaaaatattcattttaatgtctATATTAACTTAAATTGTACATATAGTTGCGAATATATACAGTGAAAGCAAACTATAATCCAGAAAGCGTTCATGTAATATGCGCACGTTGTAtctatgcttttattttgaaatcaataACCGGACGTTCCCGTGTATTTCCACAGTTCTGGCTATCTTGACTTGTAAATATATCCGTTGGTGCTCCTATGTCGGCACAGCAATATCAGGAAGCGTACTCGGTTATTTCAACTTACAGAAGAGCCGAATACATGCCCTGAACAGCCTTTTATTAGTAACTTAATATTATTTAATTTCTCAGTGAATGTCGTGGTAAAATTACTACTTTCGAAATGAGAGTATAGTGGCTGTAGGGGCAGCTCCACATTACCTAGCATAGCCGAGCTGAGCTGAGCCAGTTACGAGTAGGTTTGGATATTAAGTTTAGGTAAGTTGAGTTTTTATTAACAACGGTTTTCTTCCGTGTCCCGACATGGAGACATTTGGAGCCGTTGGCACAGCTCTCGGATGCTCTGTGGGCATTGCGCTAGCGGGGCTGGTCCTTGCAGCCTACAAACTTGGCTTACTCTACCGGTTGTTTCATAAGGTAGGTTGTCACAATACAACACGGTTATTATAAACTCCAtgcctttcttttcctttctccacgtgtttttttccttatcttAAAGCATCACTGCACAGATAGCAATACACATGCATTATCTGCCTGCAGAAAATCACCTGTATTCTTGCAGGCTGTCACAGGTGAAAGGTAAGATGGCCCCTCTCCATGTAAACTTTGACCAGCCTTGTGGTTTTCTAGCACAAAGGCTATCACAACACCCAGGCTGTTAGTGGGATGGCTTAAGCCTGGAGGCACTTCACCTCTGCAAGCCAGAACAATGTGTGGTTGTGAAATATAAGAGACGATGGAGTAAAGAGATAGTGTGACAGATGACCTTTGGAGGGGTCATCATCTCCCACTGACAGTTGTTTATCTCTGGGCAGAGCCTTTTTCCTACTTCAACAAACATACTTTCCTATTTTAAATGAGTGAAATAACAGGAGTAACACAaatattctctttttattttattttgtcctcTGACTCACTCCAGACCGAGACAAAGAGCCCACGACATGGTGGCGAGAGTGTGGCAGAAGTGCTCCGCGCCCACGGGGTCAAGTACGTTTTCACCCTTGTCGGTGGACACATCTCGCCCATCCTGGTGGCTTGCGAGAAGGTGGGCATCCGCATTGTGGACACCAGACACGAGGCCACTGCTGTGTTCGCTGCAGATGCTGTGGCAAGACTCTCAGGTGCAGATTTGTGTTACGAGAATGACCCTCAGTCTCATATGAGCTCATTTCATGTCACTGGCAGTTATGTAGAATAAAGGAATTAGGTGTGCTGCTGCCTTGTTAAGGTGTGTCCTGGTTTTGCTGCGTTCCCGCTGTGGTCGTTCTTGAGTGTCAAGCACAGGTGTAACCGACAGCAGCAATAGTGGCTGGATTGCATTTAGGTGTGCCAGGGTTTTGGCCCTGGTACTGCAAACAATCTAGTGCAGCAGTAAGTTTAGACAGGGCTGTCTCCGTTGCCTCGTATGCTAAGCTCTGGCTGTGGTTGATAGCTGTTTTGATTGTTTCCCCACCAGGCACTGTTGGTGTGGCAGTAGTGACTGCTGGCCCAGGCCTCACTAACACAGTGACAGCAGTGAAGAATGCTCAGATGGCTGAATCTCCATTGCTGCTCATGGGGGGAGCTGCTGGTACACTACTTCAGGTGAACTCAAATACTGGTGCATATATGATGTGAGCATGCAGgtagaataaaataagaaaaccaGATAGTCTTGCAGTtggttctgctgctgctgctgctgccagaagCAGTGTATGTGGTATACTTCATCTTACCTTTAATCAGCCTCAGTATCTAACTTCTTCATCAACTATGTTTGTGGGACAGGGCAGAGGAGCGCTGCAAGATATCGACCAGATGTCTCTCTTCAAGCCACTGTGTAAGTTCTGTGCCTCAATCAGGACTGTCAGGGAGATCGTGCCTACTGTCAGGAAAGCCCTGGCCATCGCCCAGTCAGGAACTCCTGGTCCCGTTTTCATAGAGTTTCCCATCGACACGCTCTATCCCTTCCATCTTGTGTCCAAAGAGTTTGGAGTCAAGAACCCTCCCAAAGGCCTGATGGGAAAAATTGTCACATGGTATGTTATCAGCATGTCTTGTAAACACTCCACATTACTATTTAGtgtatataaaatacaaaaaaaagactgGTGGAcgacaaagaaatacaaaatcgCACTTACATGGAAATAGAGTTTGAAGAGTGCTGTATAGACGACTGAAATCAGCAATTTTATAAGTGAATTGATATGAAAATTGTTATATTGTTTGACATATGTGGGGTGTCTGAGGAGCCCCAGGTCTTGAACATGTACCTTGTAAATTTAACATATTTGGCTCGATTCTGAACTCAGTGTTTTTTACAAGGTGGACCTTTTGTGCTTTTCATTCCTCCCAAGATTCATGTCACTCTCAACTGTCACTACATACATATAAAATGATTTCATGTGATGGTCTGTTTTCTCGTAAGGTACCTCAATAACCACCTCATGCACCTATTTGCTGGAGCCTGGGAGACGAGAGATGTGTCTCCACTTCCCGTTGACATCCCTCAAGCCACAGCCGATCAGGTAACACTGCTCTTAGGATTAAAGATTTGATGTTACTTAAACACTCTTCCCTTTCACTGTGTACAGTGTTGAGATGACTACACCAgggttttatttgttgtttttctttcgtTGTAAATCAGGTACAAAAGTGCATAGAGCTGGTGAGTCGAGCCAAGAAACCTGTTATTCTGCTCGGTAGTCAAGCAACACTTCCTCCGACACCAGCTGATGACATCAGGTAAAGGACATTGTGTTATGCCGCCCTCTGTCTGTACTTTTCTATCCTGCGTCTTACTGTTTTTCAGGCGCTGTTTACTATTTGTttactgataataataaaaattgtaGTGTTctaaaatgtgttaaaactgGCTTACATTAGTTTTCTTGTCAGTGTTTGTGATTTTACTTAGCAATGCTCATCGGATTAAACATGTTCTTCTGTTTTATAGGAAGGCATTGGAGGACCTGGGCATCCCCTGCTTCCTTGGGGGCATGTCCCGTGGCATGCTGGGTAAAGACAGTCCCATCCACATTAGACAGAACAGACGAGATGCTCTGAAGGAGGCCGACTTGGTGCTCTTAGCAGGTCAGACACACAGTCCTACAGTTTTAATCCTTAATATTAACATAGCAGTAACACAACCGTTAATAAtgtattaattcatttatttatggtttcataaaatgacagctgttccttgttaaaattaatttaaactgaCTCTTGAAGGTGCTTTATGTTTGTTAAAATACTGAGTTTGAACTGTATTCGTAGCCAGTATAGCCACAGGCTATCCAGAATTCCTAGAAGGAATGTGGACAATGTTGAATATTGTGTTCTGTGTTTGCAGGCACTGTGTGTGACTTTCGGCTGAGCTACGGCAGAGTTCTTAACAGACGCAGTAAGATCATCGCTGTCAACAGAGATAAGACGCAACTGCTAAAAAACTCAGATATGTTCTGGAAACCAACTATAGCAATTCAGGGTATGTTCATAAGCTCCCGTCGTGATGCATGGTCATAATTAAACTAATATGtcattttagattttttgtGATTAGTGGTAAATGTGCcattttataaaaaatgaaTTGGTCACTGGCCCCAAtcgagtgctgcaggaatgagtcctaaaacccagaaaggAGTTTGGGTTTTTGCACTTCTACTTCTCTCATCTCAAAGTAGATGTGCTTCTTtgatgggtttttggttagatgtctgaaatataGTCTGTAGTTAAGACACGCTTTAGAGATTTTTATGTTTTGCTCTACAGTGTAAAATAAGTCAGTAAATACCCCGCACATGAATTtcaaagcttttatgtgtcttaaaaaaggcagttgtcTGCAACTGGCTGAATTAGACTACAGAGGTTGttggggacattaaacgtcatcatgccaaaaaacatacacaacattTACAGCAGAACAGAAGGAATTTATTCACTGTGGGTCacgggggtgctggagcctatccttgCTGACAATGGGTGAGAGGCGGGCtccaccctggacaggtcaccagactatcccagggctgacacagagacagacagccattcatgctcacattcacacctacgggcaatctAGAGTCACCAGTCAaactagcctgcatgtctttggactgtgggaggaagctgcagtactcggagaaaacccacagtgacacggggagaacatgcaaactccacactaCTACCGGgcatttattgtcattgttcTGCATACAACGAAAATAGGAGCGCTGCTTCACTTTGgtgcaaaagcaaacaaaatacacacgcacacgcgaTTATAGATAAGACAAAGATGTTTAAGTCATGCGACTGCGGTGTAGATCGGTCATAGCCTGCGGTTAACTTCTGctgattgcatttatgcttcaaaaatcataaaaatggtgTTCATTCATAAAGGTTATCTTGCTGAGCAAACTGTGTAGGTATCATAAATAGTTGTTTGCCAGAAATCTTATTTCCTGCAATAATCCagaatccaatggaaaaatccagtTGGCTCTTTGTTGAGGGAACCAAGACGATGCTAAATTCCGGGAAAAAAATATCATCCTCGCACCACTCTATTCCTACAGAGAACAACCTTTACCATTTGTGATTACAGAATGACCAAAATACGGTGTGTGTGATATGTATTATTCAGGCGATGTGACTTTAAACATAACAGTTACTATTGATTCATACTGCAGGGTTGGACCATATGTCAAATACCTCAGTTAAACAGTTTAAAGTCTAAAAATGTAAACGTTGCTCTATTTTAGGTGATGCTGGCTCACTGTTAGTGCGGCTTTCCAAAGGCCTTAAGGGCCATCGCTGTGCAGAGGAATGGACTCAGAGCCTTAAAGCAGGAGATATAAccaaagaaaatgcaaacaggTGAGCAGACCTGATGATCCCTGGTCCCTGGTCTTTCTAGGTGTGTCAGCATGTACTGTGAAACCATCTGTTAAACCtctttgattaaaaaacaatgagaaaGCAAACACAGTTTTATCAATTAATGTAATGTTTATGCAACCACAACCCTGTAACTATAAAACCATGTCTCCATCACCTAAACGAGAGTATTTTCTATTCCAGGGGTAAAGCTGATGAGAAGACTGAACACCACTTGAATCCCTTGAAAGTCCTCCACTGTGTGGATGAGCTAATGGCAGAGGACAGCATCATTGTTGCTGATGGGGGTGATTTTGTTGGAAGTGCTGCTTACATAATGAGGCCAAGAGGACCTCTGCGTTGGCTCGATCCAGGTTAGA
Coding sequences within:
- the ilvbl gene encoding 2-hydroxyacyl-CoA lyase 2 → METFGAVGTALGCSVGIALAGLVLAAYKLGLLYRLFHKTETKSPRHGGESVAEVLRAHGVKYVFTLVGGHISPILVACEKVGIRIVDTRHEATAVFAADAVARLSGTVGVAVVTAGPGLTNTVTAVKNAQMAESPLLLMGGAAGTLLQGRGALQDIDQMSLFKPLCKFCASIRTVREIVPTVRKALAIAQSGTPGPVFIEFPIDTLYPFHLVSKEFGVKNPPKGLMGKIVTWYLNNHLMHLFAGAWETRDVSPLPVDIPQATADQVQKCIELVSRAKKPVILLGSQATLPPTPADDIRKALEDLGIPCFLGGMSRGMLGKDSPIHIRQNRRDALKEADLVLLAGTVCDFRLSYGRVLNRRSKIIAVNRDKTQLLKNSDMFWKPTIAIQGDAGSLLVRLSKGLKGHRCAEEWTQSLKAGDITKENANRGKADEKTEHHLNPLKVLHCVDELMAEDSIIVADGGDFVGSAAYIMRPRGPLRWLDPGAFGTLGVGGGFALGAKLCRPESEVWIVYGDGSLGYSVAEIDTFTRHKTPVIAVVGNDACWSQISREQVPILGSNVACGLAFTDYHIVADGYGGKGYLVGREDEDRLSDIIKQAQKETREGKATLLNVLIGKTNFREGSISV